In Xylanibacter ruminicola 23, a single genomic region encodes these proteins:
- a CDS encoding alpha/beta hydrolase — MKKLLLSAMLFAASTGLVNAQTVQKQIVEEGGTGPFKSEVVGDASCPGFTVYRPQNLQQVVAQKGALPVIVYANGACFNNNVEMRLLLSEVASYGYVAAAIGPYDEADVMAQWRGVLKSAYPATKAEVVMANGEKIQPLTPEEIKAQQEEQAKMMAQATKKAKKTAKQPAAPQFSTYPKMLLEVLDWLTEQNAAAGSEYYHCLDLQRVAAMGQSCGGAQVLAIAYDPRIRTCVMLNTGIGDMEMMGATKECLKNLHTPMFYMIGGPADIAYANAQKDYERIADDIPVVMLNSKDGHSGTYYEAHGGNYAKAVVKWLDWQLKGQVGQSALFLDDEYLKLKFPEWQGVRKNF; from the coding sequence ATGAAAAAGTTACTATTATCAGCTATGCTGTTCGCAGCAAGTACCGGGCTGGTTAATGCCCAGACAGTTCAGAAACAGATTGTAGAAGAGGGTGGTACAGGCCCCTTTAAGTCCGAGGTGGTAGGCGATGCCTCTTGCCCAGGCTTCACCGTTTATCGCCCTCAGAACCTGCAGCAGGTGGTGGCCCAGAAAGGCGCCCTGCCCGTTATCGTTTATGCCAACGGCGCCTGCTTTAATAATAATGTAGAGATGCGCCTGCTGCTCAGCGAGGTAGCCTCGTATGGTTACGTAGCTGCTGCTATCGGTCCTTACGACGAGGCCGATGTCATGGCTCAGTGGCGTGGTGTGCTCAAGTCGGCCTATCCTGCCACCAAGGCCGAGGTTGTGATGGCCAATGGCGAGAAGATTCAGCCCCTTACACCTGAGGAGATCAAGGCCCAGCAGGAAGAGCAGGCCAAGATGATGGCCCAGGCCACCAAGAAGGCTAAGAAAACCGCTAAGCAGCCCGCTGCTCCTCAGTTCAGTACCTATCCTAAGATGCTGCTCGAGGTGCTCGATTGGCTCACCGAGCAGAATGCCGCCGCTGGTTCCGAGTATTACCACTGCTTGGATCTGCAGCGTGTAGCCGCCATGGGTCAGTCGTGTGGTGGTGCCCAGGTGCTTGCCATCGCCTACGATCCCCGTATCCGCACCTGCGTGATGCTCAACACCGGTATTGGCGATATGGAGATGATGGGCGCCACCAAAGAGTGCCTTAAGAATCTGCACACCCCTATGTTCTATATGATTGGTGGTCCAGCCGATATCGCTTATGCCAACGCCCAGAAGGATTACGAGCGTATTGCCGACGATATTCCTGTAGTGATGCTCAACTCAAAGGATGGCCACAGTGGTACCTATTACGAGGCTCACGGTGGCAACTATGCCAAGGCCGTTGTAAAATGGCTCGACTGGCAGCTCAAAGGCCAGGTAGGACAGTCGGCCCTCTTCCTCGACGATGAGTACCTCAAGCTCAAATTCCCCGAGTGGCAAGGCGTCCGCAAGAACTTCTAA
- a CDS encoding PaaI family thioesterase, with the protein MDIKELLNQTDHFAANTGCRIVEVDDQHAVAEMTVNSMHLNGGHVCQGGALFTLADLAIAALMNQHGELTFGISNNIMFVASALEGDHLRAEATFVADHHKIPSVQVSVTNQEGKLICHVTGMGYRKSKPLPPK; encoded by the coding sequence ATGGATATTAAAGAATTACTGAACCAGACCGACCATTTTGCAGCCAACACAGGTTGTAGGATAGTAGAGGTAGACGATCAGCATGCTGTAGCCGAGATGACCGTAAACTCCATGCACCTGAATGGCGGCCATGTTTGCCAGGGTGGTGCTTTGTTCACCTTAGCCGACCTTGCCATCGCCGCCTTGATGAACCAGCACGGCGAGCTTACCTTCGGCATCTCCAACAACATCATGTTCGTGGCCAGTGCCTTGGAGGGCGACCATCTTAGGGCCGAAGCCACCTTCGTAGCCGATCACCATAAGATCCCCTCTGTTCAGGTTAGCGTCACCAATCAGGAGGGCAAACTCATCTGTCACGTCACCGGCATGGGCTACCGCAAATCCAAGCCGCTTCCCCCAAAATAA
- the gap gene encoding type I glyceraldehyde-3-phosphate dehydrogenase, with amino-acid sequence MTKVAINGFGRIGRLAFRQMFEAEGYEVVAINDLTSPKMLAHLLKYDTAQGGFCGKIGENKHTVEAGEDYIVVDGQKITIYAIPNAAELPWGKLDVDVVLECTGFYTSKEKASAHLTAGAKKVVISAPAGNDLPTIVYNVNHKTLTPADTVISAASCTTNCLAPMTKALNDLAPIQSGIMTTVHAYTGDQMILDGPQRKGDVQRARAGAQNIVPNSTGAAKAIGLVIPELNGKLIGAAQRVPTPTGSTTILHAVVKGDVTVESINAAMKAAANESFGYTEEKLVSSDIIGMKFGSLFDANQTMVSKMEDGNSLVQVVSWYDNENSYTSQMVRTIKYLAELK; translated from the coding sequence ATGACAAAAGTAGCAATTAACGGTTTTGGCCGTATTGGTCGTCTCGCATTCCGTCAGATGTTCGAGGCTGAAGGTTATGAAGTAGTAGCAATCAACGACTTGACAAGTCCTAAGATGCTCGCTCACCTGCTGAAGTACGATACCGCTCAGGGTGGTTTCTGTGGCAAGATTGGTGAGAACAAGCACACTGTAGAGGCTGGTGAGGATTACATCGTTGTTGATGGTCAGAAGATCACTATCTATGCTATTCCTAACGCTGCTGAGCTCCCTTGGGGTAAGCTGGATGTAGACGTTGTTCTGGAGTGCACAGGTTTCTACACATCTAAGGAGAAGGCTTCTGCTCACCTCACTGCTGGTGCTAAGAAGGTTGTTATCTCTGCTCCTGCTGGTAACGATCTGCCTACTATCGTTTACAATGTAAACCACAAGACTCTGACTCCTGCTGACACTGTTATCAGCGCTGCTTCTTGTACAACAAACTGCCTGGCTCCTATGACAAAGGCTCTGAACGACCTCGCTCCAATCCAGAGCGGTATCATGACAACTGTTCACGCTTACACAGGTGACCAGATGATTCTCGACGGTCCTCAGCGCAAGGGTGATGTTCAGCGTGCTCGTGCTGGTGCTCAGAACATCGTTCCTAACTCAACTGGTGCTGCTAAGGCTATCGGTCTCGTAATTCCTGAGCTCAACGGTAAGCTCATCGGTGCTGCTCAGCGCGTTCCAACTCCAACTGGTTCTACAACTATCCTGCACGCTGTTGTTAAGGGTGATGTAACTGTTGAGAGCATTAACGCTGCCATGAAGGCTGCTGCTAACGAGAGCTTCGGTTACACTGAGGAGAAGCTCGTTTCAAGCGACATCATCGGTATGAAGTTCGGTTCACTCTTCGACGCTAACCAGACAATGGTAAGCAAGATGGAGGACGGCAACTCACTCGTACAGGTTGTTTCTTGGTACGACAACGAGAACTCTTACACTTCTCAGATGGTTCGTACTATTAAGTACCTCGCTGAGCTCAAATAA
- the mscL gene encoding large-conductance mechanosensitive channel protein MscL, with product MGFIKEFKEFAVKGNVMDMAVGVIIGGAFGKIVSSLVDDVLMPVVGMVTGNVDFTSLAFQIGEGEGAAVLKYGTFIQNVVDFVIVAFCIFLMLKGINKLNRKKEEPAPEPEAPKGPTQEELLAEIRDLLKNK from the coding sequence ATGGGATTTATTAAAGAATTCAAGGAGTTTGCCGTTAAGGGCAATGTGATGGACATGGCAGTGGGTGTTATCATTGGCGGTGCCTTTGGTAAGATTGTAAGCTCGCTGGTTGACGATGTGCTGATGCCTGTTGTAGGTATGGTTACTGGCAATGTAGATTTTACCAGCCTGGCTTTCCAGATTGGCGAAGGCGAGGGTGCAGCTGTGCTGAAGTATGGTACGTTTATACAGAACGTGGTAGATTTTGTGATCGTGGCATTCTGTATCTTCCTGATGCTGAAGGGCATTAACAAGCTGAACCGCAAGAAGGAAGAGCCTGCTCCAGAGCCCGAGGCTCCTAAGGGTCCCACCCAGGAAGAGCTGCTGGCTGAGATCAGAGATCTGCTGAAAAATAAATAA
- a CDS encoding RagB/SusD family nutrient uptake outer membrane protein, whose amino-acid sequence MKHYRSLMLKLCNFGIAVAAIVLACSCDDFLDTENLTMKDTSNFPVNETDAVQMVNGIYSVMNRNLADPEEDPFFIFDIAGDDRLGGGSQSNIGAQGVDRLMNAYVDWMKPLWKQRYAGINRANNALETIDNVTEWSSPDKKKQLLCEIYFLRAFYYFNLAQVFNGVPLVLSTDPQNLPRATADEVYAQIGSDLKAAIENGPSTKYPAFGEGRASKWAAEGLMARVWLFYTGFYNKSELPLAEGGSISKAQVASWLEDCIQNSGFGLVSDQRNLWPYTNPYTAKDYPYALDNGLNWVTDENMENMFAVKMSNKAGWSADSQLRHNRIVEFYGLRKTTVDAFPFSVQGYSNGPVCEKLWTDWAADPDYQGDYRRVGSICDRAVEIPKYKGDPAKEVENTNLLAKKYIGCEAYSEDHSSRYLSYAYYYGSENNRQSGLTQSLVWLRFADVLLMHSELTDGKAVLNGKSGLNAVRQRAGLNDITYSLAALKKERRYELCFEALRWNDLRRWGDVAEKVKNQVGNKITNQGIPGEYAFTNDFMQRYNETGGGFFKIPEDQVTLSEGVLEQNPGWGDGTNWAKGDLPYKFK is encoded by the coding sequence ATGAAACACTATAGATCTTTGATGCTTAAATTATGTAATTTTGGCATTGCAGTAGCAGCCATCGTGCTGGCTTGCTCCTGCGACGATTTCCTGGATACCGAGAACCTTACGATGAAGGATACCTCGAACTTCCCTGTTAACGAGACCGATGCCGTGCAGATGGTAAATGGTATCTACTCTGTTATGAACCGCAACCTGGCCGACCCCGAGGAAGACCCCTTCTTTATATTCGATATCGCTGGCGACGACCGCTTGGGTGGTGGTAGTCAGAGTAACATTGGCGCTCAGGGTGTCGATCGCCTCATGAATGCCTATGTGGATTGGATGAAACCCCTTTGGAAGCAGCGCTATGCAGGTATCAACCGTGCCAACAACGCGCTCGAAACCATCGACAACGTTACCGAGTGGAGCTCGCCCGATAAGAAAAAGCAGTTGCTGTGCGAAATCTACTTCCTGCGTGCATTCTATTATTTCAACCTCGCTCAGGTGTTTAATGGTGTGCCCCTGGTTCTCAGCACCGATCCGCAGAACCTGCCACGCGCCACGGCCGACGAGGTGTATGCCCAGATTGGTAGCGACCTCAAGGCTGCTATCGAGAATGGTCCTTCAACCAAGTATCCCGCCTTTGGCGAGGGGCGTGCCTCAAAATGGGCTGCCGAGGGTTTGATGGCCCGTGTATGGCTGTTCTATACAGGCTTCTATAACAAGAGCGAGCTGCCTTTGGCCGAGGGTGGTAGCATCTCAAAGGCTCAGGTAGCCTCGTGGCTCGAGGATTGTATCCAGAACTCTGGCTTTGGCCTGGTTAGCGATCAGCGCAACCTGTGGCCTTACACCAACCCCTATACCGCCAAGGATTATCCTTATGCCCTCGACAACGGTTTGAATTGGGTTACCGACGAGAATATGGAGAACATGTTTGCCGTTAAGATGAGTAACAAGGCCGGTTGGAGTGCCGACTCGCAGTTGCGCCACAACCGTATTGTTGAGTTCTACGGCCTGCGCAAGACCACTGTTGATGCCTTCCCATTCTCAGTTCAGGGTTATTCTAACGGTCCTGTGTGCGAAAAACTGTGGACCGATTGGGCTGCCGATCCCGACTATCAGGGCGACTATCGCCGTGTGGGTTCTATCTGCGATCGTGCCGTCGAGATTCCTAAGTACAAGGGCGATCCCGCCAAGGAGGTAGAGAACACCAACCTGCTGGCTAAGAAGTACATAGGTTGCGAGGCCTATAGTGAGGATCACAGCAGCCGCTACCTTAGCTATGCTTACTACTATGGCTCTGAGAACAACCGCCAGTCGGGTCTTACTCAGTCGCTGGTATGGCTGCGCTTTGCCGATGTGCTGCTCATGCACTCCGAGCTTACCGATGGTAAGGCTGTGCTCAATGGCAAGAGCGGACTGAATGCCGTTCGCCAGCGTGCCGGCTTGAACGATATCACCTACAGTCTGGCTGCCCTTAAAAAGGAGCGCCGCTACGAGTTGTGTTTCGAGGCTCTGCGCTGGAACGACCTGCGCCGTTGGGGCGATGTGGCCGAGAAGGTTAAGAATCAGGTAGGCAACAAGATTACCAACCAGGGTATTCCTGGCGAGTATGCCTTTACCAACGATTTTATGCAGCGTTATAACGAAACGGGTGGTGGATTCTTCAAGATTCCTGAGGATCAGGTAACCCTGTCGGAGGGTGTGCTCGAGCAGAACCCCGGCTGGGGCGATGGCACCAACTGGGCCAAGGGCGACCTGCCGTATAAGTTTAAGTAA
- a CDS encoding TlpA family protein disulfide reductase, with protein MKAIILLTALTLSITTSAQDKERDAIVQHYMSLSAQLKASTQSTIKSDGSFYYPHAGDKFPTFSDKDIDGNTWNSDSIRGRVAVFNLWYSGCRPCLAEMPILSEWKQQLPEVLYFSATFHDAATTKRITDNRQFNWIHLVEDKTMMPWIGSLGFPLTIVVDKQGIVRYAVHGTSEQKRAEILDAIKSALK; from the coding sequence ATGAAAGCAATCATTCTCCTAACAGCATTAACATTATCCATCACCACCTCGGCACAGGATAAAGAGCGCGATGCCATCGTTCAGCACTACATGAGTCTTTCTGCCCAGCTGAAAGCAAGCACGCAGTCAACCATCAAGTCCGATGGTTCGTTCTACTATCCCCATGCAGGCGATAAGTTCCCAACTTTCTCTGATAAAGACATCGATGGCAACACCTGGAACTCCGATAGCATCCGTGGTCGTGTAGCCGTATTTAATCTATGGTATTCCGGCTGTAGACCATGCCTTGCTGAGATGCCGATTCTTTCAGAATGGAAGCAGCAGCTACCCGAAGTGTTGTATTTTTCAGCAACATTCCACGATGCTGCCACCACCAAACGAATCACCGACAACCGTCAGTTCAACTGGATCCATCTTGTTGAAGACAAGACCATGATGCCATGGATTGGTTCATTAGGATTTCCACTCACCATCGTAGTCGACAAGCAGGGCATCGTACGTTACGCCGTTCACGGCACATCAGAGCAAAAGCGCGCCGAAATCCTCGACGCCATCAAGTCCGCACTCAAATGA
- a CDS encoding DUF2207 family protein encodes MKAKLTIVLLLLGVIQVLARPQLHDLDIRVVLYKNGDALITETRQMTIDSEGTECYIGLANMGPSIVKNLTVTDETGARYVYTDWDVNQTRSWKQYKCGIVTTKRGFELCWGLGAEGERTYTTTYVMTGLVRGYPDACAIRHVFLDTAVSPKPEHARVAITTADSTMVINEDSCGVWGFRFEGEIWMQDGFVMAETTKPMSDEAGLYLMVKFPKSMFEPTVWENDTFENKKDEAFEGSDYVYDEDDEDDMSPFEWVLFILFYGGAALLVIGGAVWQMYRVWRAKRQLNKGLMWYRDVPVNGNLQEANKILNAYKYFNSDYNNLMSACILKLISMGVITIETKPNSKGKMEPNFVMHDYKDIDKQPVLMRQLYKMFKDAAGSDRILEPWELKSYMKSRTHQSAIDQFITTLHAKKDLSKYPPYDKGVNEVFGLRKFLKEFTLLDERELKEVKLWKDYMIYATLFGIADKVIKEMKQVNPAYFDMDRVASTMADNMTLPLIYSTLQRSTSSAVAAKAAREHRASGGGGHSSWGGGGGGFSGGGGGGGVR; translated from the coding sequence ATGAAAGCGAAATTGACAATCGTACTTTTGCTGCTTGGGGTAATACAGGTATTGGCCCGTCCGCAGTTACACGACCTGGACATACGGGTGGTGCTTTATAAAAATGGCGACGCCCTGATTACTGAAACACGACAGATGACCATTGATAGCGAGGGTACAGAGTGCTATATCGGCTTGGCTAACATGGGGCCAAGCATTGTAAAGAACCTGACAGTGACCGACGAAACGGGCGCCCGATATGTATATACGGATTGGGACGTGAACCAGACGCGCAGTTGGAAACAGTACAAATGCGGTATTGTTACCACCAAGCGCGGCTTTGAGTTGTGCTGGGGCCTGGGTGCCGAGGGCGAGCGTACGTACACCACCACCTATGTGATGACTGGACTGGTGCGCGGCTATCCCGATGCGTGTGCCATCCGCCACGTGTTCCTGGATACCGCTGTGTCGCCTAAACCTGAGCATGCCCGCGTGGCCATTACTACTGCCGACAGTACGATGGTGATTAACGAGGATTCGTGCGGCGTGTGGGGCTTTAGGTTCGAGGGTGAGATATGGATGCAGGACGGCTTTGTGATGGCAGAGACCACCAAGCCCATGAGCGACGAGGCTGGATTGTACCTGATGGTGAAATTCCCCAAGAGCATGTTTGAGCCTACCGTATGGGAGAACGACACCTTTGAGAACAAGAAGGACGAGGCCTTTGAGGGCAGCGACTACGTGTACGATGAGGACGACGAGGATGATATGAGTCCCTTTGAGTGGGTGCTGTTCATCCTGTTTTACGGCGGAGCAGCCCTGTTGGTTATTGGTGGCGCCGTGTGGCAGATGTACCGTGTATGGCGGGCCAAGCGCCAACTGAACAAAGGGCTGATGTGGTATCGTGATGTGCCAGTGAACGGCAATCTGCAGGAGGCTAACAAGATACTAAATGCCTATAAATATTTTAACAGCGATTATAATAATCTGATGTCGGCTTGTATCCTGAAATTGATCAGCATGGGCGTTATCACCATTGAGACAAAACCTAACTCGAAGGGTAAGATGGAACCCAACTTTGTGATGCACGACTACAAGGATATTGACAAGCAGCCTGTGCTGATGCGCCAGCTGTACAAGATGTTTAAGGATGCGGCAGGCAGCGACAGAATATTGGAGCCATGGGAGCTGAAATCGTATATGAAGAGCAGAACCCATCAGAGTGCTATCGACCAGTTTATCACTACCTTGCACGCCAAGAAGGATCTGTCGAAGTATCCTCCATACGATAAGGGTGTGAATGAGGTGTTTGGATTGCGAAAATTCCTGAAAGAATTTACACTGTTGGATGAGCGCGAACTGAAGGAAGTAAAGCTGTGGAAGGATTATATGATATATGCCACGCTGTTTGGTATAGCCGATAAGGTGATTAAGGAAATGAAGCAGGTGAACCCTGCCTACTTTGATATGGACCGTGTGGCCAGTACCATGGCCGACAACATGACGCTGCCACTGATTTACAGTACCCTGCAGCGTAGTACATCGAGTGCCGTGGCTGCCAAGGCAGCACGCGAACACCGTGCAAGCGGTGGTGGCGGACACTCGTCGTGGGGAGGCGGCGGAGGCGGCTTCTCGGGCGGCGGCGGAGGAGGCGGCGTACGATGA
- a CDS encoding SusC/RagA family TonB-linked outer membrane protein yields the protein MYNYSKILSAVCAGMLVMGSTMPVAQARASQVVTQAKPTVQVKGVVLDTSGEPVIGASVIELGTQSNGTLTGADGSFSITVARGASIRISFVGYKNVTVKPTAGKSVNVTLEEDSEVLNDVVVVGYGTQRKKLVTGSTVHVTSDNIAAINAVDAFGALQSQAAGMNIVMNSGQPGESYKVVIRGMGTAGSNTPLYVIDGVPGGSITDLSPNDIESIDVLKDAASSAIYGARASNGVILVTTKKGKSGKVQVTFDGYMGWQNPNTNDVTPLNAKQYMEINDKAYQIQGVSTYDWAKLIPKQYAQIMNGTWNGTNWLEETTIHDAPMHNASVNIIGGSDVSRFSLGFSKYHQTGTIGYPADPKYDRYTVRLNSDYSLIRKKGRDVLKFGENITFSATNKKGVSIGGIYGNSIRNLLAMSPLLPAYNEDGSFYEYKDIVADGWDFSAEMANPLAQMKYDEGYGYTKGWRLQSNFFLEFSPIKDLTYRASAGWLYRHREGRSYKPVYELSTKKSNPNDDVSQNQSYSIRWSLENTINYVKSFGLHNIDALLGQSIEKWGYGSSVNVTNSNSLFPGSFDHAYIINANVVDPAYTSIGGSPEDQGALSSFFGRINYNYDETYLLSLVLRADGSSNFARGKRWGYFPSVSAGWVISNEAFMEKTKSWLDFLKIRASWGQNGNCNISNFQYVGTIAFDDPYYFESKDNPGIGAYPNILPNKDVKWETSEQLDLGFDARFLNNRLGVAFDWYNKTTKDWLVRAPMLLSYGTGAPYVNGGDIQNKGYEVQLTWNDKVGKDFVYGVTFNFSHNKNEVTRLANSEGIIHGGSNAIAQNTAELYRLQVGYPIGYFWGYAMEGIIQNEADLQDYINRNCSGDKKNSLQGESLQPGDVKFVDVNGNGKIDTGDADKTMIGDPNPDFTVGLNINLAYKGFDLALNGYGSFGQQVAKSYRQFSDHPDDNYCTDVYTKYWTGEGSTNKYPRFSDGKNVNMSEISKVWVEDADFFKISRIAFGYDFKKLYNKLPVQKCRLYVALSNYFCFTGYSGMDPEVGFGNGTSWASGIDCGYYPSARSWQVGLNINF from the coding sequence ATGTACAACTATTCAAAGATCCTTTCTGCTGTTTGTGCAGGAATGTTGGTTATGGGTTCAACCATGCCCGTGGCTCAGGCGCGAGCTAGTCAGGTTGTTACTCAGGCTAAGCCTACTGTGCAGGTAAAGGGTGTGGTTCTCGACACCAGTGGCGAACCTGTCATAGGCGCCAGTGTCATTGAGTTAGGCACACAGAGTAATGGAACGCTTACAGGAGCCGATGGTTCCTTCAGCATTACTGTTGCCAGGGGTGCAAGTATCCGTATCTCTTTTGTGGGTTACAAGAATGTAACTGTTAAACCTACCGCCGGCAAGAGCGTGAATGTTACTTTGGAAGAGGATTCCGAGGTGCTCAACGATGTGGTGGTAGTGGGTTATGGTACCCAGCGCAAAAAGCTGGTTACAGGTTCAACCGTACATGTAACCTCTGACAATATCGCAGCCATCAATGCCGTTGATGCCTTTGGTGCCCTGCAGAGTCAGGCTGCCGGTATGAACATCGTGATGAACTCTGGTCAGCCAGGCGAGAGCTACAAGGTGGTTATCCGTGGTATGGGTACAGCCGGTAGTAACACCCCGCTGTATGTCATCGATGGCGTGCCTGGTGGATCTATCACCGACCTGTCGCCAAACGATATCGAGAGTATCGACGTGCTCAAGGATGCTGCTTCGAGTGCCATCTATGGTGCCCGTGCCTCAAACGGTGTTATTCTGGTAACCACCAAGAAGGGTAAGAGTGGCAAGGTGCAGGTAACCTTCGATGGTTATATGGGATGGCAGAATCCTAATACCAATGATGTTACCCCGCTGAATGCCAAGCAGTATATGGAGATTAACGATAAGGCCTATCAGATACAGGGTGTGAGCACCTACGACTGGGCCAAGCTGATTCCCAAGCAGTACGCACAGATTATGAATGGCACTTGGAATGGCACCAACTGGCTGGAGGAGACAACCATCCACGATGCGCCCATGCACAATGCCTCAGTAAATATCATTGGTGGTAGCGATGTGTCGCGCTTCTCGTTAGGTTTCAGTAAGTATCACCAGACGGGTACCATCGGCTATCCTGCCGATCCTAAGTACGATCGCTATACCGTTCGCCTTAACTCCGATTACTCGCTCATCCGCAAAAAGGGTCGCGACGTGCTCAAGTTCGGCGAGAATATCACCTTCTCGGCTACTAATAAGAAAGGTGTAAGCATTGGTGGTATCTATGGTAACAGCATCCGTAACCTGCTGGCCATGAGTCCGCTGCTGCCTGCTTACAACGAGGATGGCAGCTTCTACGAGTACAAGGATATTGTGGCCGATGGCTGGGATTTCAGTGCCGAGATGGCCAACCCGTTGGCTCAGATGAAGTACGACGAGGGCTACGGCTATACCAAGGGCTGGCGCCTGCAGAGCAACTTCTTCCTCGAGTTCTCGCCCATCAAGGATCTTACCTATCGCGCCAGTGCCGGTTGGCTGTATCGCCATCGCGAGGGCCGCAGCTACAAGCCTGTTTACGAGCTCAGCACCAAGAAGTCGAATCCTAACGACGACGTGAGTCAGAACCAGTCGTACAGCATCCGCTGGTCGTTAGAGAACACTATCAACTACGTTAAGTCGTTCGGCCTGCATAATATCGACGCCCTGCTGGGTCAGAGTATCGAGAAGTGGGGCTATGGCAGCAGTGTCAACGTTACTAACAGTAACTCGCTGTTCCCAGGCTCGTTCGATCATGCCTATATCATCAACGCCAATGTGGTTGACCCTGCCTACACCTCGATAGGTGGTAGCCCCGAGGATCAGGGTGCCCTGTCGTCGTTCTTCGGTCGTATCAACTATAACTACGACGAGACCTATCTGCTCTCGCTCGTGCTGCGTGCCGATGGTTCATCCAACTTTGCCCGTGGCAAGCGCTGGGGTTATTTCCCATCAGTCAGCGCTGGTTGGGTTATCAGCAACGAGGCGTTTATGGAGAAGACCAAGTCGTGGCTTGACTTCCTGAAGATTCGTGCCAGCTGGGGTCAGAATGGTAACTGTAACATCTCTAACTTCCAGTATGTAGGTACCATCGCGTTCGACGATCCTTACTATTTCGAGAGCAAGGATAATCCAGGCATCGGTGCTTATCCTAACATCCTGCCTAACAAGGATGTAAAGTGGGAAACCTCTGAGCAGTTAGACCTTGGTTTCGATGCCCGATTCCTGAACAATCGTCTGGGCGTGGCCTTCGACTGGTATAACAAAACCACCAAGGACTGGCTGGTACGTGCGCCCATGCTGCTGTCGTACGGTACAGGTGCGCCTTATGTGAACGGTGGCGATATCCAGAACAAGGGTTACGAGGTGCAGCTCACCTGGAACGATAAGGTGGGTAAGGACTTTGTATATGGCGTAACCTTCAACTTCTCGCATAACAAGAACGAGGTTACCCGATTGGCTAACTCCGAGGGTATCATCCATGGTGGTTCTAATGCCATCGCCCAGAACACGGCCGAGCTGTATCGCTTGCAGGTAGGTTATCCTATCGGCTACTTCTGGGGCTATGCCATGGAAGGTATCATCCAGAACGAGGCCGACCTGCAGGATTACATCAACCGTAACTGTAGTGGCGATAAGAAGAACTCGCTGCAGGGCGAATCGCTGCAGCCTGGCGACGTGAAGTTCGTGGATGTGAACGGCAATGGTAAGATTGATACCGGCGATGCCGACAAGACCATGATTGGTGATCCTAACCCCGACTTTACCGTAGGTCTTAACATCAACCTGGCTTATAAGGGCTTCGACCTGGCTCTGAATGGCTACGGCTCGTTCGGTCAGCAGGTGGCCAAGAGCTATCGTCAGTTCTCCGATCACCCCGATGATAACTATTGTACCGATGTTTACACCAAGTACTGGACAGGCGAGGGTAGCACCAACAAGTATCCACGCTTCTCCGATGGTAAGAACGTGAACATGAGCGAAATCTCGAAGGTTTGGGTAGAGGATGCCGACTTCTTCAAGATCTCTCGCATTGCCTTTGGCTACGACTTTAAGAAGCTCTACAACAAGCTGCCCGTGCAGAAGTGCCGCCTCTACGTGGCCCTCAGCAATTACTTCTGCTTTACCGGCTACTCGGGTATGGATCCTGAGGTAGGTTTCGGCAATGGCACCAGCTGGGCTTCGGGTATCGACTGTGGTTACTATCCATCGGCTCGCTCATGGCAGGTAGGACTGAATATAAACTTCTAA
- a CDS encoding outer membrane beta-barrel protein, with protein MKKIFMTLAAVCVAATMNAQVYVGGGLGLASTSQDGDTNTKLKLMPEIGYNINDSWAIGVAFGYAENEQKVKAGNLTVSAKDKVFQINPYARYTFAKFDKVNLFLDGGLDYIHEDPAVGNKVNTFGLGIKPGIAVNLNDKLSFVAHAGFLGWQSEKEDVDGAKAANTFGFDLDGSNLSFGVYYNF; from the coding sequence ATGAAAAAGATTTTTATGACACTCGCAGCAGTGTGTGTAGCTGCAACAATGAATGCACAGGTTTACGTAGGTGGTGGTCTTGGTCTGGCTTCTACATCTCAGGATGGCGATACCAACACTAAGCTCAAGCTCATGCCTGAGATTGGTTACAACATCAACGATAGCTGGGCTATTGGTGTAGCTTTCGGATATGCCGAGAACGAGCAGAAGGTAAAAGCTGGCAATCTCACTGTATCAGCCAAGGACAAGGTATTCCAGATTAATCCTTACGCCCGTTACACCTTTGCTAAGTTTGATAAGGTAAACCTGTTCCTGGATGGTGGTTTAGATTATATCCACGAGGATCCCGCTGTAGGTAACAAGGTAAACACCTTCGGTCTGGGCATCAAGCCAGGTATTGCAGTTAACCTCAACGATAAGCTCAGCTTTGTAGCTCACGCTGGTTTCCTGGGCTGGCAGAGCGAGAAGGAGGATGTAGATGGCGCCAAGGCTGCTAACACCTTTGGTTTCGACCTCGATGGATCTAACCTAAGCTTCGGTGTTTACTACAACTTCTAA